CATTACGAAAGTGATGGTGTGCAGGGGTTTTGACCCATTTTAGCTGCATTGCTTGCACTTTTTGAGGATTAAAACGAGCCAACGTCTCTTGCTGTAAGGGTTTTAGGCTTTTTCAGCAAGCCCTAAGTAAACCATTTTGAATTATGCAGATATTAACACAATATTGATGCGATCGCAACTTCTATGTATTATCGTAGCGAATCAAATACCAATTAGATAAGTTTGTAGTGAGGACTTCAGTCCTTCTAAATTTAGAAGGACTGAAGTCCGAACGATCGAACCTATGTTATTCTCCGTGATATCCGCCAGCGACTTTACCCCGAAATACAACATAATTGTAGATGTTGTAAAAAATCATAATCGGGATCAGAAAGCCAATGAACACAATCATAAACACCAGCGCGCTCGGAGAAGCTGCGGCTTGGTAAATCGTGATTTGTGTCGGGATGATGTATGGAAAAACAATCAATCCCAAGCCGATAAAACTGAGCAAAAAAATCAGAATTGTCCACACAAACGGCGTCCGTTCTTCTTTATTCGTGAGACTTTTTAGCAGCATTCCCACAAACAGCACTCCCAGCAAAGGAATCGCCACAAACACATAAACTAGCGGTTTATCAAACAACCTCGTCCGCGTAGTTTCGTAAAAAACCGGAGTGGCGATCGTAATTAAAACCGCTCCGATTAACGTCGTCACCGCCGCAATTTTAGCCGTGCGATAGTGAGTTGTTTGCAATTCACCGTCAGTCTTCATGATCAGATAAGTGGAACCGATCAAAACATAGCCTTGAACCAGCGTCAAAGCCACCAAGATCGATCGCCAATCCAGCCAATCCCAAGTAGTACCGACAAAATGACCAGCTTCATCAACCGCAATACCTTCAAGCACCGCCCCGAGAGCGAATCCTTGAGCTAAAGACGCCAAAAAACTGCCAGCACCAAAAGCATAATTCCAGAATTTTTTCCGATTAGAATGCTCGCGAAACTCAAACGCCACAGCCCGAAATATCAAACCGAAAAGCATCATACAAATCGGAATGTACAGCGCAGTTAAAATCGTGCCGTAAGCGAGGGGAAATGCGCCAAACAGAGCGCCTCCCATCAAAACCAGCCAAGTTTCGTTCGCATCCCAAACATTGCCCAGACTCGTCATCAAAATGCCCCGGCGTTCCTCATCATCAGCAGTCAGAGACAAAATTCCGACTCCCAAGTCAAAACCGTCTAGCATGACGTACAGCAACAGAAAAATGCCTAAAACCACAAACCAAACTTGCGGGAGAAAATGCTCTAAAGCTTGCATAAAATCTCCTATTGTTGTGCTTCTACTGGACGTTGATCGGGAATGTGTTCCGCAGGTTGAGTTTCGATAGCAGGTTGATTGTCTAAACCTGGCACCGGCAGACTTAAATTAGGGCCTTGGCGGATAATTCTGCTGCCAAAATACATAGCACAAACAAACAGAAAGCTGTAGATAACTGCAAAAAAGCTCAGGGAAACTAAAACATTGCTAGCGGGGATTATCGATACAGCATCAGCAGTACGAATTTGCCCATATAAAACCCACGGTTGTCTGCCGACACAGCGGACAATCCAACCCGATTCTACAGCAATATATCCCAGGGGAGCAGCTAATACCCAAGCGCGCATCAACCAAGGTTGACTAGCAATATTTTCAGCGGAAAGTTTGCCGCGGCTCCACTGAATGATACTGAACAACATTAATCCTAGAAAAAAGAATCCAATCCCGGACATGATGCGGAAACAATAGTAGATTAAACCCACCATTCGGGGTCTATCTTCTGGCTTCCATTCCTTCAATCCGAGTACAGGTTCAGAGAGTTTTTGTTTGAATTCCAGAACGTATCCTAAGCCATTAGGAATCTTAATTTCCCAATCATTTTTTTGCGCTTTTTCATTAGGCAAAGCTAGCAAAGTCCAATCAGCAGATTCTCCCGCTGCTGAGGTTTCCCACTTAGCTTCGATTGCTGCTAATTTAGTGGGTTGATAGTGATAGACTTGTTCCGCGCTCAAATGTCCGATGTATATCTGCAAAGGTGCAACGGCAATTGCAGTCGCGATCGCAATTTTTAGAGATTTGGCAAAAAAAGCTTGGTTGCGCTTGTTGAGAATATACCAAGCGCTAATTCCGCCAATTACAAACAGCGAAGTTTCCAGCGTCGCAAAAAACATATGAAGAATGCTGTTTAATGCGAAAGGATTCATAATAGCTTGAAAGTAATCGCTGACAATAAACTTGCCATTGACCATTTCTCCGCCCGCCGGAGTTTGCAACCAAGAGTTAGCGACTAAAATCCAAACAGTTGATAGGTTAGCGCCGAAGGCTACCATGACTGTAGCGAAAAGATGAACTAGCGGGTGAACGCGCTCCCAACCAAACAGCATAATTCCTAAAAAGCCAGCTTCTAGCATAAATGCCA
Above is a genomic segment from Microcoleus sp. bin38.metabat.b11b12b14.051 containing:
- the cydB gene encoding cytochrome d ubiquinol oxidase subunit II encodes the protein MQALEHFLPQVWFVVLGIFLLLYVMLDGFDLGVGILSLTADDEERRGILMTSLGNVWDANETWLVLMGGALFGAFPLAYGTILTALYIPICMMLFGLIFRAVAFEFREHSNRKKFWNYAFGAGSFLASLAQGFALGAVLEGIAVDEAGHFVGTTWDWLDWRSILVALTLVQGYVLIGSTYLIMKTDGELQTTHYRTAKIAAVTTLIGAVLITIATPVFYETTRTRLFDKPLVYVFVAIPLLGVLFVGMLLKSLTNKEERTPFVWTILIFLLSFIGLGLIVFPYIIPTQITIYQAAASPSALVFMIVFIGFLIPIMIFYNIYNYVVFRGKVAGGYHGE
- a CDS encoding cytochrome ubiquinol oxidase subunit I codes for the protein MDILSNTVALSRMQFALTAIFHMLWPVLTTGMGIYLVIVEGMWLKTRNPDYYHHARFWSKLYVLNFGIGVASGIPMEFQFGTNWAPFSEATGDFFGSILGFEASMAFMLEAGFLGIMLFGWERVHPLVHLFATVMVAFGANLSTVWILVANSWLQTPAGGEMVNGKFIVSDYFQAIMNPFALNSILHMFFATLETSLFVIGGISAWYILNKRNQAFFAKSLKIAIATAIAVAPLQIYIGHLSAEQVYHYQPTKLAAIEAKWETSAAGESADWTLLALPNEKAQKNDWEIKIPNGLGYVLEFKQKLSEPVLGLKEWKPEDRPRMVGLIYYCFRIMSGIGFFFLGLMLFSIIQWSRGKLSAENIASQPWLMRAWVLAAPLGYIAVESGWIVRCVGRQPWVLYGQIRTADAVSIIPASNVLVSLSFFAVIYSFLFVCAMYFGSRIIRQGPNLSLPVPGLDNQPAIETQPAEHIPDQRPVEAQQ